The segment CCATCTGGCCGGACAGCGTGTCCTGCAAACCGCGCGTCGCCCCCTCATACCCCAGCACCCGCACGGTGTTGCGCGGATTGTAGGCCGGCACAAAAAAGGGAAAGCCCTGGATGTGATCCCAGTGGGTGTGCGTGATGAGCAACGTCAGCTCCAGCGGGCGGTCCTTGAACTCCCGCGCCAGCGCCACGCCCAGCGGGCGAATCCCCGAGCCGGCATCCAGAATGATGATCTGGCCGGCCGCGCGAATCTCCACGCAACTGGTGTTCCCCCCATATCGCACCGTCTCCGGCCCCGGCGAGGGGATGCTGCCCCGCACCCCCCAAAACCGCAGCCGCGTGGGGGCGTCCTCCGGGATCATATTGGCGCAGGGCTTCATCAGCATCACCGTGTCCCCCTGGGCGATGTTCTCCAGCAGCCGCTTCAGGGCCACCGGATCATACGGTTTCACCAAAAAATGCCGCGCCCCCGCCTCGCTGGCATTCTGACGGTCGGCCGGAAAATCCCGCGCACTGGTGGCCACCAACACCGTCCCATCAAAGGCCGGCGTCTGCCGCAACCGCCGGCAAAGCTGGATGCCCGCCCCTTCCGGCAACAAATAATCAAACACCACCACCCGCGGATGATGCTGCTGCGCCAGCGCCCACGCCTGCTCGGGATCCTGCGCCTCCCAAACCGTCCAACCCTCCGACGCCAGAAAATTTTTCAAGCCACGACGTGCGCTGGCGTCTTCGTCAATGAGCAGGACGGTCTTCATGAAGTTGAATTAGCCTAGGCCAATCGCCATACTTTTTCAAGCCTTTCACATCAGGGCCTGGCGGCCCGGCGCCGGGGGCATCCCCAGGCCACCCTTGGCCACAGCCGGCACCGCCGCCGGTGATGCGGGCCGCGAGCTTTACCCAGCCCGCCGACAATTTACATTATGAGAAGCCTCCTGTGTAGGATTTTTTCTGACAAGCCTTTCAGGCGCGCATGGACTTGGTGCTGTTTCCCCTCTGCCGTTATAGTCACGGGTGACTGTTCACCCAGAGCAAAACGTAAGCAGTACCAGCCATGGGTCCTATGGGCACTGGATTGAAAGAAGCTGCACCCGCGCGGGCCGCAGCCAATGAAGAATCCCAGACGCTGCGCGATTTGTACCTGCAACAAGCCGGCAGCTCCCCCCAGAACTTTGAGCGGGATCTCCTGTTTGCCTGTGCTTATGCGCCGGCCCTGGTGCGCCTGGCGTGGCGGTTGGACCCGGATTTCTTTCTGCACGACCTGCAGCTCATCCGCGCCGTGAGCCTGTGCCGCAACTTCGGGGACTGCCGCCATGAAGTCGAGGCCTTCCGCCGCGCCAACCCCCCGCGCGGATTCCTCCGCAAAACGCTGCGCGTCCGCCTTTCCGGGCAAAAGCTATTACGAATGGCCTCCCGGCTGTATCTGACCAAGACCCTGCCCTCCCGCAACGCCAATGCGGGACGATAAATCGGACCAGCGATTCTTCCTGCGTCCTCCCTGCGCGCCAGCAAACGATGAATACCGCGCCTTGAGCCGGCCTGGCTGCGGCGCCTTGTTCGCTCCTTAACGCGCCCCCGTCCCCTGCAGGACGGCGGGGATCGTGCGCAGCAGAATCTTCAAGTCCAGCCACAAGGACCAATGATCTATATACTCCAGGTCCAGCCGCACCCATTCCCGGAAATCGCTGACGTTGTTGCGCCCGCTGATCTGCCACAGGCACGTCAGGCCGGGTTTCACGCTGAGACGCCGGCGGTGGGACACATCATCAAACCGCGCCACTTCATTGACCGGCAGGGGGCGCGGCCCCACCAGACTCATCTCGCCGCGCAGCACATTGATAAGCTGCGGCAGCTCATCGAGGCTGTACTTGCGGAGGAACCGCCCCACGGGCGTCACCCGCGGATCGTGGCTGAGCTTGAACACCGGCCCCTGCATTTCATTGAGTGTCTCCAGCTCGTGCCGCAACTGCTCGGCATTGGTGACCATCGTGCGGAACTTCAGCATCACAAACGGCTTGCCATGCAAACCGCAACGCTCCTGGCGGAACAACACCGGCCCCGGGCTGGTGAGGCGGATGAGCAGGGCAATCAACAGCAGCAGCGGCGCCAGCACCAGCAGCCCCACCAGCGCGCCCGTATAATCCATGACCTGCTTGGCCAGCGCCTGCCAACTGGCCTCCGGCGCGCTCCGAAACACCAGCACCGGCAAATCCAGAAATTCATCCAGCGACGTGCGGTAGGTGTGCGTCTTGAAGAAACTGGCCACCAGCCATGCCTCCACCCCCTCCAGCTCACAGGTGCGCAGGATGTGCTCCGCTTCCCGGAAGTTGGAATGCCCGCAGTGCACCAGCACCGCCCCGGCGGAATGTTCATGCAGCAGACCGGCCAGCTCGGTGACCTGATTGCGCTCCAGATTCAATTCCGCCACCACCGTGGCCGAGCCGGGGCCCAGCGCGCGCAACTTCTCGCGCAGCATTTGCAAATCCCCTTCATTGCCGCCCACCAGAATGACGCGCTTCTCAAGCTGGTCCCGCCCGTGCCCGGTGTGGTACAGCCCGCTGAGCAGCAGCTCCTTGGCCATCAGCAGCACAAAACTGATGCCCCCATAAAGCACGAGCACGCCACGCGCCAGTTGCTCGCGAAACAGGAACATCATCAAAATCGCGGCCACCGTCGTCACCGCGCTGGCCTTCAACAGCATCACCGCCGTGCGGCGCCGCGAGAAAAAGAGCGGCCGCTGATAAAAGCCCAGCCAGCTCAGGCTGATCCACGCCGTCGGCGCAATCACCAGCCACAGCCACATGAATTCGTCAAAGGAGGCGATCGGCTCGCGGCCCAGCAGGTTTTTGGCGCGGATCTCATGCGCCAGCCACAACGCCAGCAAATGCAGCCCCGTGTCCATCACCTGATGAACCCGCGTGCGCAGGATGCTGGAGCGTCGCAGCATGATTGATTTTTACAATATCTGTTGTCCGGCCTTCATTTAAGCCCTCAAGCGGGCGCCGGCGTCAAGTCCCCCCCAGGCCTACGGAACGGCCTGGGCGTGACGGGTGTCCACCCCGGCGGGCGGCACCTGGAATTGCGGCGCCGCCTCCTGAATCCACTGGGTCATCCAGTGCACCGTGGCGTCTTCCTGGCCGGGGGCGCAGGTGGTGAAAAGGGAAATGTAGGCCCACCGCTGCAGCTCGCCCGTCCGCAACATGTGCCAGGTTTGCGACCACACCCGCCGGGTGTGTAGGGCGGACATTTCACGATCCGTGACAAACCAGTACAGGTACATCCCCCGCAACGTCACCGAGCCGCGCGGCGTTTCCATCACCTTGGTGGACTGCACTTTCATCACCGGCAGCCGGTATTCCACCGGCCGGCGCATGGGCACCTCGATCACCGCGGTGTCGCTGGCCTTGTATTCCCAGCCCTGCCCGTTCAGGCAATATTCCGGCTTGTGGATGCTGGTCCGGTCACTGCCCATCAACACCACGCTGACCAGCAGCCGCCGCCCGTCCGGCCAGGCATACAACCGCCGCCCGTAGGTGGTATCGGCCGGCAGCCATTCCAGCTCCAGCTTGCTGACCGGCACCGAGGTGGAGGTTGCCCCCATGACCTCCGGCGGCAAAAAGATGCTCTGCGGCATCACCACCCGCCCATCCTCCGCATACGTCGGTTCCGGAATCAGCTTCACCCCCGGCGCGCCCAAATGCTGGC is part of the Verrucomicrobiia bacterium genome and harbors:
- a CDS encoding response regulator, which encodes MKTVLLIDEDASARRGLKNFLASEGWTVWEAQDPEQAWALAQQHHPRVVVFDYLLPEGAGIQLCRRLRQTPAFDGTVLVATSARDFPADRQNASEAGARHFLVKPYDPVALKRLLENIAQGDTVMLMKPCANMIPEDAPTRLRFWGVRGSIPSPGPETVRYGGNTSCVEIRAAGQIIILDAGSGIRPLGVALAREFKDRPLELTLLITHTHWDHIQGFPFFVPAYNPRNTVRVLGYEGATRGLQDTLSGQMESPYFPIGLKEMPGNLQFTELRDLQFSVGPIQVRATYVNHPGVCVGYRLYTPEGSITFIPDNENYVRLKSHSAGAQPVSAEAQAFAEQQDQKLVEFIRGSDVLIVDSQYDAEEYERHVGWGHSCVDDSVNLAVRAGVKKLFLFHHDPSHDDRKVDAMVRHARKLAMAAGGGLEVAGARERVEVVLRPAARRRALARAG
- a CDS encoding sugar transferase; the encoded protein is MLRRSSILRTRVHQVMDTGLHLLALWLAHEIRAKNLLGREPIASFDEFMWLWLVIAPTAWISLSWLGFYQRPLFFSRRRTAVMLLKASAVTTVAAILMMFLFREQLARGVLVLYGGISFVLLMAKELLLSGLYHTGHGRDQLEKRVILVGGNEGDLQMLREKLRALGPGSATVVAELNLERNQVTELAGLLHEHSAGAVLVHCGHSNFREAEHILRTCELEGVEAWLVASFFKTHTYRTSLDEFLDLPVLVFRSAPEASWQALAKQVMDYTGALVGLLVLAPLLLLIALLIRLTSPGPVLFRQERCGLHGKPFVMLKFRTMVTNAEQLRHELETLNEMQGPVFKLSHDPRVTPVGRFLRKYSLDELPQLINVLRGEMSLVGPRPLPVNEVARFDDVSHRRRLSVKPGLTCLWQISGRNNVSDFREWVRLDLEYIDHWSLWLDLKILLRTIPAVLQGTGAR
- a CDS encoding exosortase-associated EpsI family protein; its protein translation is MKQRAWQVFVAALVLMAGTGMLLQRAQTRQHLGAPGVKLIPEPTYAEDGRVVMPQSIFLPPEVMGATSTSVPVSKLELEWLPADTTYGRRLYAWPDGRRLLVSVVLMGSDRTSIHKPEYCLNGQGWEYKASDTAVIEVPMRRPVEYRLPVMKVQSTKVMETPRGSVTLRGMYLYWFVTDREMSALHTRRVWSQTWHMLRTGELQRWAYISLFTTCAPGQEDATVHWMTQWIQEAAPQFQVPPAGVDTRHAQAVP